From Pelosinus fermentans DSM 17108, the proteins below share one genomic window:
- a CDS encoding CvfB family protein — METTNKLTPGSVVTLKAVRSSEFGIFLDAGTGNTNDDILLHKQQQTTDTIAIGDEIPVYLYQDPKGRLTASMRLPKMQVGQVARVTVINTTRDGAFVDIGAERGVFMPFAGMRGNLKRGDKVWVKLYIDKSGRPAVSMEVEDELRRASVPATDAKIGDMITGSLYNYNEEGAFIFTKERYIAFMHTSEITARPNVGDEITARITHIREDGRINVSMRPLKQEAIDADGDAILSLLHSRNGKMPYSDDTSPEIIKEKFHISKSAFKRALGRLIKTGYVEQRDGWTYLLEKEKI, encoded by the coding sequence ATGGAAACAACAAACAAGCTGACTCCAGGTAGTGTAGTGACGCTAAAAGCAGTCAGATCTAGTGAGTTTGGTATTTTTTTAGATGCTGGCACTGGCAATACGAATGATGATATTTTATTGCATAAACAGCAGCAAACTACAGATACGATAGCAATTGGGGATGAAATTCCTGTATATTTGTATCAGGATCCTAAAGGTCGCCTTACAGCAAGTATGCGTTTGCCTAAAATGCAGGTAGGACAGGTGGCCAGAGTTACTGTGATCAATACGACCCGTGATGGAGCCTTTGTTGATATTGGTGCTGAGCGTGGTGTATTTATGCCATTTGCTGGTATGCGCGGTAATTTAAAACGCGGTGATAAAGTCTGGGTGAAGCTCTATATCGATAAATCAGGACGACCGGCAGTAAGCATGGAAGTAGAAGATGAGTTGAGAAGGGCCTCTGTTCCTGCAACCGATGCTAAAATTGGTGATATGATTACTGGTTCGCTTTACAACTATAACGAAGAAGGGGCTTTTATTTTTACGAAAGAGCGCTATATTGCGTTTATGCATACAAGTGAAATTACTGCAAGACCCAATGTAGGAGATGAGATTACAGCGCGTATTACTCATATTCGGGAAGATGGGCGTATTAATGTTTCCATGCGTCCTCTTAAGCAGGAAGCGATTGATGCGGATGGGGATGCCATACTCTCTCTGCTGCATTCTCGTAATGGTAAAATGCCTTATAGTGATGATACTTCACCTGAAATTATTAAGGAAAAATTTCATATTAGTAAATCTGCTTTTAAAAGAGCCCTAGGAAGGCTAATCAAAACAGGATATGTAGAACAGCGTGATGGTTGGACCTATCTTTTAGAAAAAGAGAAAATATAA
- the yqeK gene encoding bis(5'-nucleosyl)-tetraphosphatase (symmetrical) YqeK: MDYEYILTQLSKILSSKRLQHSVGVSKTAEEMAERFGGDKVKAGLAGLLHDAAREVPVADLLPMAQAFGIVVSDIEKAEPILLHAPISAKLAESKFNIHDAEILQAIFLHTTGGAHMSLLDKIIYLADVIEPGRNFGGLEEIRAMAYSDLDKALLLALDQSISYILEEGGLIHPATIEARNDLLIKQRTPILHTT, from the coding sequence ATGGATTATGAATATATTCTAACTCAATTATCAAAAATATTATCATCCAAAAGACTGCAGCATTCGGTTGGTGTTAGCAAGACGGCAGAGGAAATGGCTGAACGCTTTGGGGGTGACAAGGTCAAAGCTGGCTTAGCAGGTCTTCTGCATGACGCAGCCCGTGAGGTACCAGTAGCTGATCTCTTGCCAATGGCACAAGCCTTTGGTATAGTGGTTAGTGATATCGAAAAAGCAGAACCTATATTGCTGCATGCTCCCATTTCAGCCAAGTTAGCTGAGAGCAAGTTTAACATCCATGATGCAGAAATTTTACAAGCAATTTTTCTGCACACAACAGGGGGAGCTCATATGTCGTTATTAGATAAAATTATTTATTTAGCAGATGTGATCGAACCTGGTCGTAATTTTGGAGGTCTGGAAGAAATTAGAGCAATGGCTTATAGTGATTTGGACAAGGCACTGCTGTTGGCATTGGATCAAAGCATAAGTTACATTTTGGAAGAAGGTGGCTTAATTCATCCGGCTACCATTGAAGCTCGAAATGATCTTTTAATCAAGCAGCGTACACCGATATTGCATACTACATAG
- a CDS encoding chemotaxis protein: protein MGEAANAKKGILLETGTNEFEIVEFTVGKVNYGINVAKVREVINLVPITQMPNSHPYVDGIFTLRGRVMPLVNLPRCLGTEDLESSTKNIIVSELNNYFIGFLVNEVSRIHRVSWSVMEPPPNVTNSDMVVGIIKMGEKMVILLDFEKIVADINPQINIKLTTVPKSSDELKEQRKTKNIIVAEDSKMLRDLLVETLHESGYINITAYNNGKDAWDALAVLAESEAPIEESVNLLITDIEMPQMDGHHLLKRVREDRALAKLPVIIFSSLINEEMRRKGEAIGADGQVSKPEIAQLIGLLDEKCL from the coding sequence ATGGGTGAGGCTGCTAACGCTAAAAAAGGAATATTATTAGAAACGGGTACAAACGAATTTGAAATTGTAGAATTTACGGTTGGTAAAGTCAATTATGGAATCAATGTTGCGAAGGTTCGAGAAGTAATTAATCTGGTTCCCATTACGCAAATGCCAAATTCCCATCCTTACGTTGATGGTATTTTTACGTTACGTGGAAGGGTAATGCCATTGGTCAATTTACCTCGCTGTTTAGGGACAGAAGATTTAGAATCCAGTACTAAAAATATTATTGTAAGTGAGTTAAATAATTATTTTATTGGTTTCTTAGTAAATGAAGTTTCTCGCATCCATAGAGTGTCTTGGTCAGTTATGGAGCCGCCTCCTAATGTTACTAACTCAGATATGGTTGTCGGCATCATAAAAATGGGCGAAAAAATGGTTATTTTGCTGGATTTCGAAAAGATCGTCGCGGACATTAATCCTCAAATTAATATTAAATTGACAACAGTTCCTAAGAGTAGTGATGAACTGAAAGAGCAGCGAAAAACGAAGAACATAATTGTAGCAGAAGATTCTAAAATGCTCAGGGACTTATTGGTTGAAACACTTCATGAATCTGGTTATATTAATATTACTGCCTATAATAATGGAAAAGACGCATGGGATGCATTGGCTGTGTTGGCAGAATCAGAGGCACCGATTGAAGAAAGCGTTAATTTATTAATTACGGATATTGAAATGCCTCAGATGGACGGTCATCATTTGTTAAAACGCGTTAGGGAAGATAGAGCTTTAGCAAAATTGCCAGTTATTATTTTTTCCTCTTTGATTAATGAGGAAATGCGTCGCAAAGGTGAAGCGATTGGTGCTGATGGGCAAGTTTCTAAGCCTGAAATTGCACAATTGATTGGTTTGTTAGATGAAAAATGTCTATAA
- a CDS encoding RNA recognition motif domain-containing protein, producing MSKTLYVGNLPWSTSDSDLADVFKEHGNVISSRIITDKETGRSRGFGFVEVDDDDADKMVSMMNGSDFGGRQIVVNEARPREQ from the coding sequence ATGTCAAAAACACTTTATGTGGGCAATTTGCCTTGGTCAACAAGTGATAGTGATTTAGCTGATGTGTTCAAGGAGCATGGCAATGTAATTTCCAGTCGTATTATCACAGACAAGGAAACAGGGCGTTCTAGAGGGTTTGGGTTTGTAGAAGTCGATGATGATGATGCTGATAAGATGGTTAGTATGATGAATGGCAGTGACTTTGGTGGGCGGCAGATTGTCGTGAATGAAGCCAGGCCAAGAGAACAATAA
- the nadD gene encoding nicotinate-nucleotide adenylyltransferase — MSDKKRKIGIMGGTFDPIHTGHLATAEAVRVEYDLERVLFIPASNPPHKQHSRVTKPLHRYIMTVMATYSNPHFHVSPIEIERPGLSYAIDTVLELIKQYGDNIEFYFIVGSDTIQELASWKDIDHLLEICHFIAANRPGSAYTLEDIIKPFGEKGFKRIHSLPTPELEISSTDVREKVRQGRSIKYFVPESVEIYICKENLYKE; from the coding sequence ATGTCAGATAAAAAACGTAAGATTGGTATTATGGGTGGTACCTTTGATCCTATACATACTGGTCACTTGGCAACGGCTGAAGCAGTCCGCGTGGAATATGATCTTGAGAGAGTATTATTTATTCCAGCTTCAAATCCACCGCATAAACAGCATTCTCGGGTAACGAAACCACTACATAGGTACATTATGACCGTAATGGCTACCTATTCCAATCCTCATTTTCATGTATCGCCCATCGAAATAGAACGGCCAGGGCTATCCTATGCGATTGATACGGTATTGGAGCTAATTAAGCAATATGGGGATAATATAGAGTTTTATTTTATTGTTGGTTCCGATACCATACAAGAATTAGCATCATGGAAAGACATTGATCACCTTTTAGAGATCTGTCATTTTATTGCTGCCAACCGTCCAGGCAGTGCATACACACTAGAGGATATAATAAAACCTTTTGGTGAGAAAGGTTTTAAACGTATCCACTCTTTGCCTACCCCTGAACTAGAGATATCTTCTACAGATGTACGAGAGAAAGTGCGGCAGGGAAGATCGATTAAATATTTTGTTCCTGAAAGCGTTGAGATTTATATCTGCAAAGAAAATTTGTATAAAGAATAG
- a CDS encoding ABC transporter permease, which translates to MLWESIIIALEGLKANKMRSILTMLGIIIGVGAVIAMVSIGMGVQNKIQDSIAGLGSNLLIITPGATSPSGVRLAAGSNTTLTNKDAQAIGRQIEGVSAVAPSVSKQYQLVYGNKNWMTTVQGTTPEFVSVRNFNVELGRFFSNQEVETRMRVAVLGKTTADNLFGTIYPVGQTVRINSAPFVVVGVFEGKGQSAGGMDQDDVVVIPLTTAQERMMGISYIQTISVQAVSPESINQAQEDITSLLRSRHKLAKDMPDDFTVRNLAAVMATAEETTKTITLLLGNIAAISLLVGGIGIMNIMLVSVTERTREIGIRKALGATYRNILLQFLIEAIVIGVTGGLIGIGLGIAAAYAISAIAGWNTAISSGSILMAFGFSVAIGLFFGIYPARKAALLDPIDALRYE; encoded by the coding sequence TTGCTGTGGGAAAGCATTATTATAGCATTAGAAGGATTAAAAGCGAATAAAATGCGTTCTATATTGACAATGCTGGGAATTATTATTGGTGTAGGTGCCGTCATTGCGATGGTGTCGATTGGTATGGGAGTGCAAAATAAAATACAAGATTCAATTGCTGGTTTAGGGAGTAACCTTCTGATTATTACCCCTGGTGCCACATCACCTTCTGGTGTGAGGCTGGCCGCTGGTTCTAACACTACTCTGACCAATAAAGATGCTCAGGCAATAGGGCGTCAAATCGAAGGTGTCAGTGCCGTTGCGCCTAGCGTTAGTAAACAATACCAACTGGTGTATGGGAATAAAAATTGGATGACAACGGTCCAAGGGACTACGCCTGAATTTGTGAGTGTTCGGAATTTTAATGTGGAGTTGGGACGATTTTTCTCGAATCAAGAGGTAGAAACGCGAATGAGAGTTGCAGTTCTGGGGAAAACCACTGCTGATAATTTATTCGGTACCATCTATCCTGTGGGACAGACGGTACGTATTAATTCAGCTCCCTTTGTAGTAGTTGGTGTATTTGAGGGAAAAGGGCAGTCAGCAGGTGGTATGGACCAAGATGATGTTGTGGTGATTCCCTTAACGACAGCTCAAGAACGTATGATGGGGATTAGCTATATACAAACCATTAGCGTACAGGCGGTTAGTCCGGAAAGCATTAATCAGGCACAAGAGGATATCACCTCTCTTTTACGTTCACGCCATAAGTTAGCAAAAGATATGCCGGATGATTTTACGGTTCGTAACTTAGCGGCAGTGATGGCTACAGCAGAGGAAACGACAAAAACCATTACATTGCTTTTAGGGAATATTGCAGCAATCTCGTTATTAGTTGGTGGTATTGGTATTATGAATATTATGCTGGTATCTGTGACAGAGCGTACAAGAGAAATCGGCATTCGAAAAGCTCTAGGTGCTACTTATCGCAATATTTTACTGCAGTTTCTTATTGAAGCCATTGTTATTGGTGTAACAGGCGGTTTAATTGGTATTGGATTAGGTATTGCCGCAGCATATGCCATTTCAGCAATTGCTGGCTGGAACACTGCTATTTCGTCAGGTTCTATTCTTATGGCCTTTGGATTTTCCGTAGCGATTGGATTATTTTTTGGTATCTATCCTGCCAGAAAAGCAGCATTATTAGATCCGATTGACGCATTGCGCTATGAATAA
- a CDS encoding LCP family protein — MSRLRPQRRKIRWKRLFLLLFILFTFITSLTWAAVHTYQKFSAAPALSIKVENGKVVEETGPYLNILVMGVDDGDNEYPNAPRRSDTMIVVNINKENGALHLLSIPRDTRVAIQGHKGAEKITHAFFYGGSSLAVQTVEQLLQIPIHQYIVIDWQAFVEIVDILGGVDLYVENDMDYEDPYADLAIHLNKGYQHLDGNKAGQYVRFRSDELGDIGRVQRQQRFLKAMVEKTMNVSTLLKVPSLLHTMNQYIATDISTFKMLKVANSLKSFKASELHVDMLPGKFATIDGISFWSHDQQQTQQIVDRMLTSENAKMSGIFTDPKSNN, encoded by the coding sequence ATGTCACGCCTGCGTCCTCAGCGTCGTAAAATACGTTGGAAGCGATTGTTTTTGCTATTATTTATTTTGTTTACATTTATAACTTCTTTAACCTGGGCAGCAGTACATACCTATCAAAAATTTTCTGCAGCACCTGCCCTAAGCATAAAAGTGGAAAACGGCAAAGTCGTCGAAGAAACTGGTCCATATTTGAATATATTAGTCATGGGCGTAGACGACGGCGATAATGAATATCCTAATGCACCTAGACGGTCGGACACGATGATTGTTGTCAATATTAATAAAGAAAACGGTGCGCTGCATTTATTATCCATTCCACGTGATACTCGGGTTGCCATTCAGGGACATAAGGGTGCCGAAAAAATTACCCATGCCTTTTTTTATGGAGGATCTTCTTTAGCCGTACAGACTGTTGAGCAGTTATTACAAATTCCTATTCACCAATATATCGTTATTGATTGGCAGGCATTTGTTGAAATTGTAGATATATTAGGCGGAGTTGATTTATATGTAGAAAATGATATGGATTATGAAGATCCTTACGCTGATTTAGCAATTCATCTGAATAAAGGCTACCAGCATTTAGATGGCAATAAGGCGGGGCAATATGTCCGGTTTCGTAGTGATGAGCTGGGTGACATTGGTCGTGTACAGCGGCAGCAGCGTTTTTTAAAAGCCATGGTGGAAAAGACAATGAATGTAAGTACTCTTTTAAAAGTACCATCCCTGCTGCATACTATGAATCAATATATAGCAACGGATATATCGACTTTTAAGATGTTAAAGGTGGCTAATTCTTTAAAGTCCTTTAAGGCAAGTGAGTTACATGTGGACATGCTGCCAGGAAAATTTGCTACCATTGATGGTATAAGCTTCTGGAGTCATGATCAGCAGCAGACCCAGCAAATCGTGGATCGTATGCTAACTAGCGAAAATGCCAAGATGAGTGGTATATTTACTGACCCAAAAAGCAACAATTAA
- a CDS encoding JAB domain-containing protein, with translation MYRIPRYSITLTKDGSFKSEIKKITKAEDAYEIMKPMMENLPVEHFQIIMLDAKCQVIGTSLVTIGTINENIVTPIEIFQRAILANSKAIILVHNHPSGDPKPSREDIALTKQIVEGGKILQIAVLDHIIIGDDKFISLKVDGYI, from the coding sequence ATGTATAGAATACCGCGATATAGTATAACGCTAACAAAAGATGGTTCTTTTAAAAGTGAAATTAAGAAAATTACTAAAGCAGAAGATGCGTACGAAATCATGAAACCGATGATGGAAAATTTACCAGTTGAACATTTTCAAATCATAATGCTTGATGCCAAATGTCAAGTAATTGGGACAAGCTTAGTAACCATAGGAACAATCAATGAAAATATTGTTACGCCGATAGAAATATTTCAAAGGGCCATATTAGCAAATTCTAAAGCTATCATTTTGGTTCATAATCATCCGTCAGGGGACCCGAAACCTAGTCGTGAAGATATAGCATTAACGAAACAAATAGTTGAGGGTGGAAAAATACTACAGATAGCAGTTCTTGATCATATTATTATTGGTGATGACAAATTCATTAGCCTTAAAGTGGATGGATACATATAA
- the rsfS gene encoding ribosome silencing factor encodes MSDTTKTLEEMIVAAAEDKKATDVVVLNVDGVSSVADFYVVCSAKSTIQVQAIADNIEDELKKQGIDLLHKEGHRQGRWILLDFGNGIAHIFVEEEREYYNLERLWGKARVMDTEEQLSENK; translated from the coding sequence ATGAGTGATACAACTAAAACCTTAGAAGAAATGATTGTGGCGGCGGCTGAGGATAAAAAAGCGACGGATGTTGTGGTTCTTAATGTAGATGGTGTTTCTTCTGTTGCTGATTTTTATGTGGTATGCAGTGCGAAGTCTACCATACAAGTACAAGCGATTGCTGATAATATTGAAGATGAACTAAAAAAACAAGGAATTGATCTATTACACAAAGAAGGACATCGTCAAGGACGCTGGATCTTACTGGATTTTGGTAATGGAATTGCACATATATTTGTAGAAGAAGAAAGAGAGTACTATAATTTAGAACGCCTTTGGGGTAAAGCTCGAGTAATGGATACGGAAGAGCAGTTGAGTGAAAATAAATAA